A genomic stretch from Mesoplodon densirostris isolate mMesDen1 chromosome 3, mMesDen1 primary haplotype, whole genome shotgun sequence includes:
- the PCDHAC1 gene encoding LOW QUALITY PROTEIN: protocadherin alpha-C1 (The sequence of the model RefSeq protein was modified relative to this genomic sequence to represent the inferred CDS: deleted 1 base in 1 codon; substituted 1 base at 1 genomic stop codon) codes for MVGWRVAVLCLWVSCGSAAGQVEYSVSEETERGVAVGSVAQDLRLSAAALSLRNFRFLSGHGEPYFEVDLASGSLVVRGPADRERLCRDKAACVLTSELVLEDLLELHKMHVHVLDTNDNSPQFPAGDVQLRIPEFLMPGVRFTVPNAQDADEGSSGVLSYSLSPSQHFRLDMGSARVDGSEXPELVLEKALDREQRATHRLGLTSWDGGPPARSGDAQVTIVVVDTNDNAPVFERSVYRTKVPETAPNGTVLFRVQASDPDEGSSGEIRYSLSNSTQAKLRHHFHVHPRNGEVRVAASLGPPEALLEAYIEARDEGAFGLASTAKLLVEVTDVNDHDPEVNLPTFSSPVSEDTAAGTVIALLSVRDEDLGPNGKVVCSMSTGGPFKLKASFDNYYSLLTDGPLDREQVSEYQVLITSLDGGSLPLSTRRTLTVSVADVNDNTPNFPQPKQELLVAENNGPGASLGRVFAQDPDLGKNGVVFYELLDIISEGQAASNLVAVDSSSGAITAKISFDFEQLRECYFQVEAQDGGIPPRSATVTVNLFVVDRNGNAPVILFPLPRNGSVPVEIVPRSARTGHLVTKVVAEDADSGSNARLSYHISQASDSSLFRISANMGELHTARLVLPTDAVKQRVVVVVRDHGDPSLSTSVTLGVLLSNSVPRVLPDFEDGWEKGGHPSAQNMYLVIALACISFLFLGCLLFFVSSKLSQIPGCCSQSCCRSPEELRFGSKMASNPCMTSATIDVTTVERLSQTYLYRASLGRGSDNNSLLLHGEYSAADLRNLASEVGLNVPISYIQIHNRKGDHANVNAMVSKFYGI; via the exons atggtggGCTGGAGGGTGGCGGTTCTATGTTTGTGGGTCTCCTGCGGCTCTGCAGCGGGACAGGTCGAATACTCCGTGTCGGAGGAGACCGAACGGGGCGTAGCCGTAGGCAGTGTTGCCCAGGACTTGAGGCTGTCAGCGGCCGCTCTGTCCTTGCGGAACTTTCGCTTCCTTTCCGGCCACGGGGAGCCCTACTTCGAGGTCGATCTGGCCAGCGGAAGCTTGGTGGTCAGAGGGCCGGCGGATCGCGAACGGCTGTGCAGGGACAAAGCTGCCTGCGTCCTGACCTCTGAGCTGGTGCTGGAGGACCTGCTGGAGCTGCACAAGATGCACGTTCACGTCCTGGACACCAACGACAACTCGCCTCAATTCCCTGCCGGCGACGTGCAGTTGCGCATTCCCGAGTTCCTGATGCCCGGAGTCCGTTTTACTGTCCCTAATGCCCAAGATGCCGACGAGGGAAGCAGTGGGGTGCTAAGCTACAGCCTGAGCCCCAGCCAGCACTTTCGCCTGGACATGGGGTCG GCGCGGGTCGACGGCAGCGAATAGCCAGAGTTGGTATTGGAGAAAGCGCTGGATCGGGAGCAGCGTGCCACCCACCGGCTTGGGCTCACCTCCTGGGACGGCGGGCCGCCGGCGCGCTCCGGAGACGCACAAGTCACCATCGTCGTGGTGGACACAAACGACAATGCACCTGTATTTGAGCGCTCAGTATACCGCACCAAGGTGCCAGAGACTGCACCCAACGGGACTGTGTTATTCCGAGTTCAAGCCTCGGACCCGGATGAAGGCTCCAGTGGGGAAATCCGGTACTCCTTAAGCAATAGCACGCAGGCAAAGCTGCGACACCACTTTCACGTGCACCCTAGAAATGGGGAAGTGCGGGTAGCTGCTTCACTAGGTCCGCCTGAAGCGCTGTTGGAGGCATACATCGAGGCGAGGGATGAAGGCGCCTTCGGTCTAGCCAGCACCGCCAAACTGCTGGTGGAAGTGACTGATGTGAACGATCACGATCCCGAGGTGAACCTCCCCACTTTCTCCAGTCCAGTTTCCGAGGACACCGCCGCTGGCACAGTGATTGCTCTCCTTAGTGTAAGGGATGAGGACCTTGGTCCCAATGGTAAGGTCGTTTGTAGCATGTCCACTGGAGGCCCTTTTAAGCTGAAGGCTTCCTTTGACAACTACTACAGTTTGCTGACTGATGGGCCGTTGGACCGGGAGCAGGTCAGTGAATACCAGGTCCTGATCACCTCCTTAGATGGTGGCTCGCTCCCACTTAGCACCCGCAGGACACTGACTGTGTCAGTTGCTGATGTGAACGACAATACACCAAACTTTCCTCAACCGAAACAGGAACTTCTTGTGGCTGAAAACAATGGCCCTGGGGCCTCCCTAGGACGTGTGTTTGCCCAGGACCCAGATCTGGGGAAGAATGGCGTCGTCTTTTATGAGCTGTTGGATATTATCTCTGAAGGGCAGGCAGCCTCTAACTTGGTGGCAGTAGATTCCTCCAGTGGGGCTATCACTGCCAAAATTTCCTTTGACTTTGAGCAGCTCAGGGAGTGTTACTTCCAAGTGGAAGCCCAGGATGGTGGCATTCCTCCCAGAAGTGCAACAGTGACTGTGAACTTGTTTGTGGTAGACAGGAACGGCAATGCTCCAGTCATCTTGTTTCCCTTGCCCAGAAATGGCTCTGTCCCAGTGGAAATTGTGCCCCGCTCTGCCAGAACAGGACACCTGGTCACAAAAGTGGTAGCAGAGGATGCAGACAGTGGCTCCAATGCTCGGCTTTCTTACCACATCTCTCAGGCTTCTGACTCGAGCCTTTTTAGAATTTCAGCCAATATGGGAGAGCTCCATACTGCTCGCTTAGTTCTTCCCACTGATGCAGTTAAACAGAGGGTGGTGGTAGTGGTCCGGGACCATGGAGACCCATCACTTTCCACCTCTGTCACACTGGGCGTTCTGTTGAGCAACTCTGTCCCTCGGGTCCTTCCAGACTTTGAAGATGGCTGGGAAAAAGGCGGACACCCTTCTGCCCAGAACATGTATTTAGTAATTGCCCTGGcctgtatttcctttttatttctggggTGCTTACTTTTCTTTGTGAGTAGCAAGTTGAGCCAGATCCCAGGATGTTGCTCTCAGAGCTGCTGTCGCTCTCCAGAGGAGTTGAGATTTGGGAGCAAGATGGCTTCGAATCCTTGCATGACATCTGCCACAATAGATGTCACTACAGTCGAAAGACTTTCTCAGACCTATCTCTATCGGGCCTCTCTGGGACGTGGTTCTGACAATAACAGTTTGCTGTTGCATGGGGAATACAGTGCTGCTGACCTGAGAAATTTGGCCTCTGAGGTAGGACTGAATGTGCCAATATCCTATATTCAGATT